From a region of the Rhodococcus sp. 4CII genome:
- a CDS encoding alpha/beta hydrolase family protein, translated as MVNRTAAGRYGVRVALAVALTAAIPCLGVQASASADPAEATAVADGGSHLVSTDRIDDRQLTMHVYSASMDRDIPLRVITPADTSAPRPTLYLLNGAGGGEDSATWQAKTDVVGFFADKNVNVVTPMEGAFSYYTDWEKTDPELGNNKWTTFLTQELPPIVDSALGTDGVNSIAGISMAGSSVLSLAQAAPDLYKSVGAYSGCAMTSTDPGRTYVRMVVEGRGGGDSSNMWGPIDGPGWAANDPYINAEKLRGLDIYVSNGTGLPGPGDQLNGPGINGDVGTLANQILLGGAIEAATNQCTHALADKLNELQIPATFDFRPTGTHSWSYWEEDLHKSWPMLAASIGL; from the coding sequence ATGGTCAACCGCACTGCAGCGGGTAGGTACGGGGTCAGGGTGGCGCTCGCGGTCGCGCTGACGGCGGCGATTCCCTGCCTCGGAGTCCAGGCGTCCGCCTCCGCCGATCCCGCGGAGGCCACGGCCGTCGCGGACGGTGGCTCCCACCTGGTGAGCACCGACCGGATCGACGACCGCCAGTTGACCATGCACGTGTACTCGGCGTCGATGGACCGGGACATCCCGTTGCGGGTGATCACTCCCGCGGACACGAGCGCACCGAGGCCCACGCTGTACCTGCTCAACGGTGCGGGCGGCGGGGAGGACTCCGCCACGTGGCAGGCCAAGACCGACGTCGTCGGCTTCTTCGCCGACAAGAACGTCAACGTCGTCACGCCCATGGAGGGCGCGTTCAGTTACTACACGGACTGGGAGAAGACCGACCCGGAACTGGGCAACAACAAGTGGACGACGTTCCTCACGCAGGAACTGCCGCCGATCGTCGACTCGGCGCTCGGAACCGACGGCGTCAATTCGATCGCCGGTATCTCGATGGCGGGTAGCTCCGTGCTGAGTCTGGCGCAGGCGGCTCCCGACCTCTACAAGAGCGTCGGGGCCTACAGCGGCTGCGCGATGACGAGCACCGACCCCGGCCGCACGTACGTACGCATGGTCGTCGAGGGCCGCGGTGGCGGCGACAGCTCCAACATGTGGGGACCGATCGACGGACCGGGCTGGGCGGCCAACGACCCGTACATCAACGCGGAGAAGCTGCGCGGCCTCGACATCTACGTCAGCAACGGCACGGGTCTTCCCGGCCCCGGCGACCAGCTGAACGGACCGGGGATCAACGGGGACGTCGGCACGCTCGCCAACCAGATCCTCCTCGGCGGCGCCATCGAAGCCGCCACCAACCAGTGCACCCACGCCCTGGCCGACAAGCTGAACGAACTGCAGATCCCCGCGACGTTCGACTTCCGGCCCACCGGCACGCACTCGTGGTCGTACTGGGAAGAAGACCTCCACAAGTCGTGGCCGATGCTCGCAGCGTCGATCGGCTTGTAG
- a CDS encoding alpha/beta fold hydrolase, translating into METVPIQMPDGTTTPVRLFPGPDEAPVVVVFPGLGIPAGYYEPFAEELVSRGFNAAIGELRGQGDSRPRPSSSSTYGYQELVSLDFPAIFEVVRERFPAATPFLLGHSMGGQLGVMYAARIRGRLGGIVLVASGSPYHRGFPGIHAPRLLVGAAAMSMTANLAGFWPGDKLDIGGFGRQSKVLITDWSRFARTGKIEPDGADIDYEERIARLKLPVLSVTVEGDDLAPASSAKNLLAKLPNADVTLWHQPQPLGHNGWIRDPASTVDRIAEWIHDHT; encoded by the coding sequence GTGGAGACCGTACCGATCCAGATGCCCGACGGAACCACCACTCCGGTCCGCCTGTTTCCCGGACCCGACGAGGCCCCCGTGGTCGTGGTGTTTCCCGGTCTGGGAATTCCCGCCGGCTACTACGAACCGTTCGCCGAGGAACTGGTGTCCCGCGGTTTCAACGCGGCGATCGGCGAGCTCCGCGGGCAGGGCGACAGTCGCCCCCGCCCGAGCAGTTCCAGCACGTACGGCTACCAGGAACTGGTGTCCCTCGACTTTCCCGCGATCTTCGAAGTGGTGCGGGAACGGTTTCCCGCGGCGACGCCGTTCCTGTTGGGCCACAGCATGGGCGGTCAGCTCGGCGTGATGTACGCCGCCCGGATCCGGGGCCGGCTCGGCGGGATCGTGCTCGTCGCGTCGGGGTCGCCGTATCACCGAGGATTTCCCGGGATACACGCCCCGCGGCTGCTGGTGGGTGCTGCGGCGATGTCGATGACGGCCAATCTGGCGGGGTTCTGGCCCGGCGACAAACTCGATATCGGCGGGTTCGGGCGGCAGTCGAAGGTGCTCATCACCGATTGGTCGCGATTCGCCCGCACCGGCAAGATCGAACCCGACGGTGCCGACATCGACTACGAGGAACGCATCGCGCGGCTGAAGCTGCCCGTGCTGTCCGTGACCGTCGAGGGTGACGATCTGGCGCCGGCGTCGTCAGCGAAGAACCTCCTCGCGAAGCTGCCGAACGCCGACGTCACCCTGTGGCACCAGCCGCAGCCCCTGGGCCACAACGGATGGATCCGCGACCCGGCGAGCACCGTCGACCGGATCGCGGAGTGGATCCACGACCACACCTGA
- the lpdA gene encoding dihydrolipoyl dehydrogenase yields MTSHYDVVVLGAGPGGYVAAIRAAQLGLSTAIIEQKYWGGVCLNVGCIPSKALLRNAELAHLFTKEAKLFGISGEASFDFGAAFDRSRKVAEGRVKGIHFLMKKNKIPEYDGKGTFTDANTIEVELTKGGTETITFDNAIISTGSTTKLLPGTSLSKNVVTYEEQIMTRELPGSILIVGAGAIGMEFGYVLKNYGVDVTIVEFLDRALPNEDADVSKEIEKQYKKLGVKVVTGAAVQSIDDDGSKVTVAIKNNKSGEIETVVVDKVMQSVGFAPRVEGFGLEKTGVQLTDRGAIGITNTMQTNVPHIYAIGDVTAKLQLAHVAEAQAVVAAETIGGAETLPIDDYRMMPRATFCQPQVASFGLTEQQAREEAAARGSDIKVATFPFAANGKAHGLGDATGFVKLIADTKYGELIGGHLIGPDVSELLPELTLAQKWDLTVNELARNVHTHPTLSEALQEAIHGLAGHMINF; encoded by the coding sequence GTGACCTCACACTATGACGTCGTTGTCCTCGGAGCCGGTCCCGGTGGGTACGTCGCTGCTATCCGCGCGGCACAACTCGGACTGAGCACTGCCATCATCGAGCAGAAGTACTGGGGTGGTGTGTGCCTGAACGTGGGCTGCATCCCCTCGAAGGCTCTTCTCCGCAATGCCGAACTTGCGCATCTCTTCACAAAAGAGGCCAAGCTGTTCGGTATCTCGGGTGAGGCGTCCTTCGACTTCGGCGCCGCGTTCGATCGCAGCCGCAAGGTTGCCGAGGGCCGCGTCAAGGGCATTCACTTCTTGATGAAGAAGAACAAGATCCCCGAGTACGACGGCAAGGGCACCTTCACCGATGCCAACACCATCGAGGTCGAGCTCACCAAGGGTGGCACCGAGACGATCACGTTCGACAACGCGATCATCTCCACCGGCAGCACCACCAAGCTGCTGCCCGGCACCTCGCTGAGCAAGAACGTCGTCACCTACGAAGAGCAGATCATGACCCGGGAGCTGCCCGGATCGATCCTCATCGTCGGCGCCGGCGCGATCGGCATGGAGTTCGGGTACGTCCTGAAGAACTACGGGGTCGACGTCACCATCGTCGAGTTCCTCGACCGCGCGCTGCCCAACGAAGACGCGGACGTCTCCAAGGAAATCGAGAAGCAGTACAAGAAGCTGGGCGTCAAGGTTGTCACCGGCGCCGCCGTGCAGAGCATCGACGACGACGGCTCCAAGGTCACCGTCGCGATCAAGAACAACAAGTCCGGCGAGATCGAGACCGTCGTGGTCGACAAGGTCATGCAGTCCGTCGGCTTCGCCCCGCGCGTCGAGGGCTTCGGTCTGGAGAAGACCGGGGTGCAGCTCACCGACCGCGGTGCCATCGGCATCACCAACACGATGCAGACCAACGTGCCGCACATCTACGCCATCGGCGACGTGACGGCCAAGCTGCAGCTCGCGCACGTCGCGGAGGCGCAGGCCGTCGTCGCGGCCGAGACCATCGGTGGCGCGGAGACCCTGCCGATCGACGACTACCGGATGATGCCGCGCGCCACGTTCTGCCAGCCGCAGGTCGCGAGCTTCGGTCTGACCGAGCAGCAGGCCCGGGAAGAAGCTGCTGCCCGAGGTTCCGACATCAAGGTTGCGACGTTCCCGTTTGCCGCGAACGGCAAGGCGCACGGCCTCGGTGACGCCACCGGTTTCGTCAAGCTGATCGCTGACACGAAGTACGGCGAGCTGATCGGTGGACACCTCATCGGCCCCGACGTCTCCGAGTTGCTGCCCGAGCTGACCCTCGCGCAGAAGTGGGACCTCACCGTCAACGAGCTGGCCCGCAACGTGCACACGCACCCGACGCTGTCCGAGGCCTTGCAGGAGGCCATCCACGGTCTCGCCGGGCACATGATCAACTTCTGA
- a CDS encoding DUF5709 domain-containing protein, with translation MTMSDSTPEGSEGEYSLDEEDQLQPEDTLVDRGVDDVLDEGYSPPEKPLGLDAFGTTAAEQREGETLDQRLAEEEPDPAFDEDDDAEILDDNEVGRQRSGRLLAEDEGSGPDEEKDLVASDIGIDGGAASAEEAAVHIVDDESDLDDLS, from the coding sequence ATGACCATGTCGGACAGCACACCAGAAGGATCCGAGGGCGAGTACAGCCTGGACGAAGAGGACCAGCTGCAGCCGGAGGACACGTTGGTCGACCGAGGCGTGGACGACGTTCTCGACGAGGGGTATTCGCCGCCGGAGAAACCACTCGGGCTCGACGCGTTCGGAACGACGGCGGCCGAACAGCGTGAAGGGGAGACCCTCGATCAGCGGCTCGCGGAGGAAGAACCGGATCCGGCGTTCGACGAGGACGACGACGCGGAGATCCTCGACGACAACGAGGTCGGACGGCAGCGGTCGGGCAGGCTTCTCGCCGAGGACGAAGGTTCCGGGCCGGACGAGGAGAAGGATCTCGTGGCGTCCGATATCGGGATCGACGGGGGAGCGGCGTCGGCCGAGGAAGCCGCGGTCCACATCGTGGACGACGAGTCTGATCTCGACGATCTCAGCTGA
- a CDS encoding helix-turn-helix domain-containing protein — protein sequence MSEHAHPAQESEDRTLEADVFARDCASRETLQTVTGRWGVLALAALTEGSYRFSALRRRVDGVSERMLSQTLQALERDGLVIREVLEAIPPKVEYSLTPLGAEIGSRLIGLIELVESRVPDVLAAQERYDAGRGVS from the coding sequence ATGTCCGAGCACGCGCACCCAGCACAGGAAAGCGAAGACCGCACCCTCGAAGCCGACGTCTTCGCGCGAGACTGCGCCTCGCGCGAAACACTGCAGACCGTCACCGGCCGGTGGGGAGTGCTCGCGCTCGCGGCACTGACCGAGGGCAGCTACCGCTTCAGCGCACTCCGCCGACGCGTCGACGGCGTCAGCGAGCGCATGCTGTCGCAGACGTTGCAGGCACTCGAACGAGACGGCCTGGTGATTCGCGAAGTGCTCGAAGCGATTCCACCGAAGGTCGAATACAGCCTCACGCCGCTCGGCGCCGAGATCGGCTCACGCCTCATCGGCCTCATCGAGCTGGTCGAATCACGCGTACCCGACGTCCTGGCGGCGCAGGAGAGGTACGACGCCGGTCGCGGCGTCAGCTGA
- a CDS encoding SDR family oxidoreductase, whose protein sequence is MTIAVTGATGHLGRLVVEALLDKGTPAADIVAVVRTPAKAADLADKGVDVRQAEYGDRAALEKAFAGVDKLLLVSGSDIGQRIAQHTNVIDAAEAAGVGFLAYTSILDAQNSPLGLAVEHRGTEDRLATSGIDFALLRNGWYWENYLGSIPAARETGALFGSAGTGVVAAAARKDYAEAAAAVLLADAQAGKVYELGGDERLTYSELADVISGVLGKPVSYKDLPQSEYAAVLEGAGLPAPIASMLADSDAGVAAGALDTESGDLQRLIGRKSTPAAQAFGL, encoded by the coding sequence ATGACCATCGCCGTCACAGGAGCAACCGGACACCTCGGACGCCTCGTCGTCGAGGCACTGCTCGACAAAGGCACACCTGCCGCCGACATCGTCGCCGTGGTCCGCACCCCGGCCAAGGCCGCGGACCTGGCCGACAAGGGCGTCGATGTCCGCCAGGCGGAGTACGGCGACCGCGCCGCATTGGAGAAGGCGTTCGCCGGCGTCGACAAGCTGCTGCTCGTCTCGGGCAGTGACATCGGGCAACGGATTGCCCAGCACACCAACGTGATCGACGCCGCGGAGGCCGCCGGGGTCGGATTCCTCGCCTACACCAGCATCCTCGATGCGCAGAACTCTCCGCTCGGACTGGCCGTGGAACACCGTGGCACCGAGGACCGGCTGGCGACATCCGGAATCGACTTCGCCCTGCTCCGCAACGGCTGGTACTGGGAGAACTACCTCGGCAGCATTCCCGCGGCGCGTGAGACCGGTGCCCTGTTCGGCAGTGCCGGAACGGGTGTCGTGGCCGCGGCCGCCCGGAAGGACTACGCCGAGGCCGCCGCCGCGGTCCTGCTCGCCGACGCGCAGGCCGGCAAGGTATACGAACTCGGCGGCGACGAGCGCCTGACGTACAGCGAACTGGCCGACGTCATTTCCGGGGTACTCGGAAAGCCGGTGTCGTACAAGGATCTTCCGCAGTCCGAGTACGCTGCGGTGCTCGAGGGCGCCGGACTGCCCGCGCCGATCGCGAGCATGCTCGCCGACTCCGATGCGGGAGTGGCGGCCGGCGCCCTCGACACCGAGAGCGGTGACCTCCAGAGGCTGATCGGCCGCAAGTCGACCCCGGCCGCCCAAGCCTTCGGCCTGTGA
- the atzF gene encoding allophanate hydrolase, with translation MTVDAVNRGQTTLSPIDRVEDAFRRIAEVDRPEVWITLRPVADVHADAVAVQARLDAGERLPLAGKVVAVKDNIDVAGLPTSAACPEFVYLPDVTATAVRRLVEQGAVVLGKTNLDQFATGLVGTRSPYGAVRCSWDPERVSGGSSSGSAVAVALGIADIGIGTDTAGSGRVPAAFNGLVGIKATLGVIPADGVVPACVDYDCVTVFATELDTAVTAARIMSGPATADPRSRAWPSDVRLAAPAQPRVAIPTKADLALLTPQYRAAFDATVTSVTDRGFAVEAVDISPLLEAARLLYDGAVVAERYTAVGQFLDTAPAGADPVVTAIVESARKPAGHEFAADLDTLARVKARTRELLTGFDGLLLPTTTEHPTIAAVQADPIQINRRMGTYTNFCNLLDMAAVAVPGVPTAAGDPFGVMVVVPAFADQVAVDLAARLVGVPAPALVEGGVELAVFGAHLRGQPLHFQLEDIGARFFGTVTTTDAYRLTALATTPPKPGLVRRGPGAGAEIAGELFRVSPAGLGTFLAALPAPMALTSVELSDGRVVVGFSCTHDAVDGATDITEFGSWVAYLAAAASRPVSTYQTAGGQ, from the coding sequence ATGACTGTCGATGCCGTGAACCGCGGACAGACCACCCTCTCCCCCATTGACCGTGTCGAGGACGCCTTCCGGCGCATCGCCGAGGTCGACCGCCCCGAGGTGTGGATCACCCTCCGGCCCGTCGCGGACGTGCACGCCGATGCCGTTGCCGTGCAAGCCCGTCTCGACGCCGGCGAACGTCTCCCCCTGGCCGGGAAGGTCGTGGCGGTCAAGGACAACATCGACGTCGCCGGACTGCCCACGTCCGCGGCGTGCCCCGAGTTCGTCTACCTTCCGGACGTCACCGCGACCGCCGTGCGCCGACTGGTCGAACAGGGCGCCGTCGTCCTCGGGAAGACGAACCTCGACCAGTTCGCGACCGGGCTGGTCGGGACGCGCAGTCCGTACGGCGCCGTCCGGTGCTCGTGGGATCCCGAACGGGTGTCGGGTGGATCCAGCTCGGGTTCGGCGGTCGCCGTCGCACTCGGCATCGCCGACATCGGAATCGGCACCGACACAGCGGGATCCGGCCGGGTCCCGGCCGCGTTCAACGGTCTCGTCGGAATCAAGGCGACTCTCGGCGTCATCCCGGCCGACGGCGTGGTTCCCGCGTGCGTCGACTACGACTGCGTCACCGTCTTCGCCACCGAACTCGACACGGCCGTGACCGCCGCTCGCATCATGTCCGGTCCGGCGACCGCGGACCCGCGCAGCCGCGCGTGGCCCTCCGACGTCAGGCTCGCCGCCCCCGCGCAGCCGCGCGTCGCGATTCCCACGAAAGCGGATCTCGCGCTGCTGACACCGCAATACCGGGCGGCGTTCGACGCCACGGTGACGTCGGTGACGGACCGTGGGTTCGCCGTCGAGGCGGTCGACATCTCCCCGCTGCTCGAGGCGGCGCGGCTGCTGTACGACGGCGCTGTCGTCGCCGAGCGGTACACCGCGGTCGGGCAATTCCTCGACACCGCGCCTGCAGGGGCAGACCCGGTGGTCACCGCCATCGTCGAGTCGGCGAGGAAACCGGCGGGCCATGAATTCGCCGCCGACCTCGACACCCTCGCCCGCGTCAAGGCACGGACCCGGGAACTGCTGACCGGTTTCGACGGCCTCCTCCTGCCCACCACCACCGAACACCCGACCATTGCTGCCGTGCAGGCGGATCCGATCCAGATCAACCGGAGGATGGGCACCTACACGAACTTCTGCAACCTGCTCGACATGGCGGCCGTCGCGGTCCCCGGCGTCCCGACCGCTGCCGGCGACCCGTTCGGCGTCATGGTCGTGGTGCCGGCGTTCGCGGATCAGGTCGCCGTGGATCTGGCGGCCCGGCTCGTCGGCGTCCCCGCGCCCGCCCTCGTCGAGGGCGGTGTCGAACTCGCGGTGTTCGGCGCGCACCTGCGCGGTCAGCCCCTGCATTTCCAGCTCGAGGACATCGGCGCACGGTTTTTCGGCACCGTCACCACCACGGACGCGTATCGGCTCACTGCGCTCGCCACGACCCCGCCCAAACCCGGTCTCGTCCGCCGCGGTCCCGGCGCGGGAGCCGAGATCGCCGGCGAACTGTTCCGAGTGTCACCCGCAGGCCTGGGCACCTTCCTGGCGGCCCTGCCCGCCCCGATGGCGCTGACCAGCGTCGAATTGTCCGACGGCCGCGTCGTGGTGGGCTTCAGCTGCACCCACGACGCGGTCGACGGGGCCACCGACATCACCGAGTTCGGGAGTTGGGTCGCATATCTCGCGGCTGCCGCTTCGCGCCCCGTGAGTACTTATCAAACCGCGGGCGGTCAATAA